The sequence AATCGACAGCTACTAACACCCACTGCTTCGACTTTCCGACATCTTTTCTCCATTGCCCTTCGGTAAGTCTCCGGGATGGAACCAAACACGGAATGAGCTAAAACATCTTCAGAATAAAGTTCTGGATCTCTTATATGTTCcttcttgtttctttttttattttttttcttttccaatcaACCTTTCTTGTGTAGCCCCTTCTCCTCCTCACagttttcactcttttttctatttttttttattttcaatttcgttTCCCGGGAGATTATCTCTAGCTTCACAAGCTGCAGCCTCCTCATGATAGTACAAATCCTTACTGCAGAAACAAAGCATGCACTAACCAGCTTCTGCCCACTTTTGAACACTCGAACCTTGTAGATTCGAATCCACAACTAACAGCAAACAAATACTTGATGTCTTTCTCTTAGCCAACAAGGCAAAATTGGTACCTGTTTTCCTGACAGAATATGGCGCACTTGGGAGCGCCCTTTTCTCCATGCTTCTCTTGACAGTTGAGTAGGCTCTCCAAACAATGCAAGCAAAGCAAGTCTAGACAAAATGTCTCCTCATAATCGCAGTCTTTAAGGCAGCACCCGCAACTAATACAGCGAGCTATGCAGAGCGTGCAAGCCCTGCACTTCTGATCGGCAGGTTGTTTCCCTTGGCAACTCTTAGCAGGGCAATCATAAACTAAACTAAGTCTCTGGCACCTGGGGCATGCTTCGATGTCGATGGGACAATCATCATCACAAGAGCCATACGACAACCCACCATTAAAAAACCGAGGTTTCGGGGCTCTAGACTGGATATGGTTATCTGTGGCAAGCAAGAATTTCAACTCTTCGAACTGCTTGTCTGTTATACCAGAGAGCCCACCAATTCTTAACTGCTTTATTCCGGGGTTGCCTGCAGACTTCAAGGTCCTTATGTTTAACAAGATGCACTCGACACTGATTTTAAGACATCCGGGAACACTTAACTGCACAGGGAAAAAAGTGTACATATGTAAGTTTGATGCACAAGAAATGTTTTTCACAGAAATTAAATAGGGGAAAGTAACCCCAACGATCATATGTAACTTCAGAACATTTTATCCCAAGGGAAAGCAAcataaaagcattttttttaaatgtcacTGAACAATAGAGAGGTATCCTGTTATACAAAATCGTAATCAGAAACACAAGCAGGAATGTCGAAAATACAGAAATTCAAATACTCACCTTTGTCAACCTCGGGTTGCTGTCGAACACACCCTGCAGCCCACCATCAGTGATCTTAACGCAATGCACTAAACCCAAGGTTTGAAGTGTGCCTTGAGCCCTGCTTGTTAGTTTTACAAGAACATCATCGGTGATGCGCTCATTCAACGGCCAATCGATGACAATACTCCTCCATGGAAGAGGGTCACTTCTAACTGCATTACGAAAAGACTTGCAAACCCTTTCAACCGACAGAAGGTCCTTAACACCAAGAAAACGCAATGCATAAAACATAGCATCATGCGGAGCACTCGCCTCACTCTCGGGACACATGATGCCACAACCCTGTATTTCCTTAGTTCCAACCTGCAGTTGCTTAGCTCCATCAAAAACATCTAAGTCCCCCACATAGCTAAAACTCAGAAACTCCTCCACACTGTCATCCAATGCAAAACCTCCATCATTGATCCCGAACCCATCAAAGCTGTCATATGGGATTGATACTCCATCAAATTTCAGGTCACAAACTTCCGGCTGATACCACACAGCGCTATTCCAAACCCAATTCAGACCGGCAAACAATCCGCCATCAACCATTTTTGCCTTTCCTTCATCCCACCCAGAGCTACAAGATTCATAATTTGGTTCGAAACCTTGAAACCAACCAGTGATCGCCGTAAACGTAGACCTAATCTCCATTCCAAAAGGATCGACAGGCAATCGATCCACAATATCATCGGCAGAACGGTCACAATAACCACCCAATTCGCTCTTACAATGGGTATGCTTCAAATCCAAATTGGAACTCCAAGAACTTGACGGATCATCACAAATACCATCCAAATCCTTTTCCTTGAATTGATCCATCACATACCCATTAGGGTATTTAACAGAAGAACACGAACTATGCTCCGAGGACGGATACGCAGGCAAGATTGAGCCACGAGAGAGATTCAAAGCCATCCTTTTCAGCCAAAAGATAGTATAAACAGAAATTTACACCAAGAAGCCTGGTTTTTCTTGAACACAAGGCAAAAACTCCATACCCAAGAGGGAAAAAAAACTAGAATGGAAACAAAAAGCACCTGGATTTCTGAATCATATGAAAAACCCAACTCTCACAGGCCGATTCCAGAAGAAAAGGCAAAAAGTTCACAAATTTTATCCGACTTACGAGTACCAATCAAGCTGAATTCAGAGAAACCCTAGTGGGAATTGGGAATTAGGAATTCAGAGAAGCAAAATCCTAATGTGGGTAGATTGAAACGGATACAGAGATTAAAAGGAGAAAGATTGAAGTTTACCGAATCAGATGCGGAAGAGGAAAAGCTGTCTGACCCAACGATGCAAGCAACCGACCGACCAATCAACCAACGCAATGCAGAAGGAGGTAGAGAGAAAAAGTtaaagcgagagagagagagaggggaagatggagagaaaggaggaaaaCCAAAgtgaaggaggagaaggaaaggGAGGGAGGTAACAGAATTTggaaggtgagagagagagagagagagagagagagagagagagagagagataacaaCAGAGCGTGCGTGCCAAAATTAGGGCGCGCAGAGAGTGTGAGAGCGGGGAAGGTTCGGAAAAAGATGCGTGGATAGagggagagggggagagagagagagagagagagagagagaggagttgCCGGTGACAAGTCTTCCACCTGGAATCGTTTAAACCTTCACCAACGCCAACAACGACCTTCCCTCCCCCGCCACCCTTTTTTACATCGACAAGGTTCCAGATTCCTTGTTACCCTTTGAAGGGTTTAATTAAATTCCTTGAGATTTTTTACTGTATGTTTGGacgtacttttaaaatgattaaaaatacttgtatttatataaaataaaataaaaaatatttataacaaTTTTTTATCAATAATTTATGATGTTTGACTTTTTATCAATAagtattttaaatgtttaacGGCGTGCTTCTAATAAAAGCCGTTTTTAAGTGAAAGTGATTTTTGAAGAAGCATTCTCAAATGTTTTACGACGTACTTCTAATAAAAGTGTTTTTTAGGGCACTACTACTACGACAAggaattttcttttctcttctcttcCACACGAAGAAAACAATAATGATTCACGAAGACATATACATTGGGGAAAATGATTCTCGTCATATCCTTTTTTTTGTAATTgtgaccgt is a genomic window of Malus domestica chromosome 09, GDT2T_hap1 containing:
- the LOC103428996 gene encoding F-box protein SKIP14-like — protein: MALNLSRGSILPAYPSSEHSSCSSVKYPNGYVMDQFKEKDLDGICDDPSSSWSSNLDLKHTHCKSELGGYCDRSADDIVDRLPVDPFGMEIRSTFTAITGWFQGFEPNYESCSSGWDEGKAKMVDGGLFAGLNWVWNSAVWYQPEVCDLKFDGVSIPYDSFDGFGINDGGFALDDSVEEFLSFSYVGDLDVFDGAKQLQVGTKEIQGCGIMCPESEASAPHDAMFYALRFLGVKDLLSVERVCKSFRNAVRSDPLPWRSIVIDWPLNERITDDVLVKLTSRAQGTLQTLGLVHCVKITDGGLQGVFDSNPRLTKLSVPGCLKISVECILLNIRTLKSAGNPGIKQLRIGGLSGITDKQFEELKFLLATDNHIQSRAPKPRFFNGGLSYGSCDDDCPIDIEACPRCQRLSLVYDCPAKSCQGKQPADQKCRACTLCIARCISCGCCLKDCDYEETFCLDLLCLHCLESLLNCQEKHGEKGAPKCAIFCQENRYQFCLVG